A window of the Lactuca sativa cultivar Salinas chromosome 7, Lsat_Salinas_v11, whole genome shotgun sequence genome harbors these coding sequences:
- the LOC128127300 gene encoding uncharacterized protein LOC128127300 produces MLSNREWMYTKRLDNHRLFNPQWPHYANLFLDFAYVNATNIQHIIREGVEVFEIRCPCAKCKNIYYLPRELVFSHLVNRGFMNGYTQWYLHGEKYPTLEIGQCSNPISPQHVGPSSNIETVQHINNDFSDYHRYQEMVIDSMHQPEASYYQQTPQHPNLEAQNFYKVLKQASEPLLDGCTKTSTLSATTRLLDWKSQSNVSDTSFDTLLSIVKDILPTGEKLPNSFYETKKMLKPLKLPSERIHVCINHCMLFRGQFADLDHCAVCGENRYKAKGRKVPNLVMTYMPIGPRLQRLFYSRKTAKYLTWHADHLVDPEKMIHPSEGEAWNHFDRKFPDFANEKRNIRLGLCTNGFSPNNSNTTPYSCWLVFLTVYNLPPWLAFKHQYIQLPLIIPGKKSPGQNLDVFLQPLVDDLKMLFTDGIETYDAHRKTNFQMKVVLLWTVSDFHAYAMLSGWSTHGNLACPYCMHQTESFRLSNGKKSCWFDCHRKHLPERHVFRNDTVNFLKGKKVKGHEVPVPYPTK; encoded by the coding sequence ATGTTGTCTAATAGAGAATGGATGTACACAAAGAGACTCGATAATCATCGTTTGTTTAATCCACAATGGCCACATTATGCTAATTTGTTTTTGGATTTTGCTTATGTGAACGCAACAAACATCCAACATATCATTAGGGAAGGGGTGGAAGTTTTTGAAATTAGATGTCCGTGTGCGAAATGCAAAAATATTTATTACCTTCCGAGAGAATTAGTTTTTAGCCATCTTGTTAACCGAGGCTTCATGAATGGTTATACACAATGGTATTTACATGGAGAAAAATATCCAACACTAGAGATAGGTCAATGTTCAAACCCAATTTCACCTCAACACGTGGGTCCAAGTTCGAATATTGAAACAGTTCAACACATTAATAACGATTTTAGTGATTATCATAGATACCAGGAGATGGTTATCGATAGCATGCACCAACctgaggcttcgtattatcaacAAACACCACAACACCCAAATCTTGAAGCCCAAAATTTTTATAAAGTTTTGAAACAAGCGAGTGAGCCTTTATTGGACGGGTGTACAAAAACTTCCACACTCTCTGCCACCACTAGATTATTGGATTGGAAATCCCAATCTAATGTTTCAGACACGTCATTTGATACACTTCTTTCGATTGTTAAAGACATTCTACCAACTGGCGAGAAGCTTCCTAATAGCTTCTACGAGACCAAGAAAATGTTGAAGCCACTAAAATTGCCTTCAGAAAGGATTCATGTATGTATAAACCATTGCATGCTATTCAGGGGCCAGTTTGCTGATTTGGATCATTGTGCAGTATGTGGAGAAAATAGATACAAAGCCAAAGGGAGAAAGGTTCCTAATTTGGTCATGACTTACATGCCGATTGGACCGAGACTCCAAAGGCTCTTCTATTCAAGGAAGACGGCCAAATATTTAACTTGGCATGCAGATCATTTAGTAGATCCAGAAAAGATGATACATCCCAGTGAAGGTGAAGCATGGAATCATTTTGACAGAAAATTTCCTGATTTTGCAAATGAGAAGCGCAACATACGTCTCGGGTTGTGCACTAATGGGTTTAGTCCTAATAATTCAAACACGACTCCCTATTCGTGTTGGCTTGTGTTTCTCACTGTTTACAACCTACCCCCTTGGTTGGCTTTTAAACATCAATACATACAACTTCCATTGATTATTCCTGGGAAGAAGAGTCCCGGACAAAATTTGGATGTTTTTTTACAACCTTTGGTGGACGATTTGAAGATGTTGTTCACAGATGGCATTGAAACTTATGACGCTCATCGAAAGACCAATTTTCAGATGAAGGTTGTACTTCTATGGACAGTTAGTGACTTCCATGCTTATGCAATGTTGTCCGGATGGAGCACTCATGGTAATTTAGCCTGTCCATATTGCATGCACCAAACAGAATCATTTCGACTTTCCAACGGAAAAAAATCGTGTTGGTTTGACTGTCATAGAAAACATCTACCCGAAAGACACGTATTCCGAAATGATACAGTTAATTTCTTAAAAGGCAAGAAAGTGAAGGGTCATGAAGTGCCTGTTCCATACCCAACCAAATAA